In Spirochaetota bacterium, a genomic segment contains:
- the recA gene encoding recombinase RecA produces the protein MAEPKEMNQKENTQKAQALESAIMQIEKQFGKGSIMRLGDEDKVVQIEAISSGSLELDIALGIGGVPRGRVVEIYGPESSGKTTLTLHIVAEAQKIGGVAAFIDAEHALDPTYASKLGVKTEELLVSQPDTGEEALEIVEALVRSGAVDIIVIDSVAALVPKAEIDGDMGDSHMGLQARLMSQALRKLTAVIAKSKTCVIFINQIRMKIGVMFGSPETTTGGNALKFYSSVRLDIRKIETLKSGEEAIGNRVRVKVVKNKVAPPFRQAEFDIMYDSGISRVGDILDLGVRYEIVKKSGTWFSYGEERIGQGRENAKKYFLDNPAVAQDIENKIKVAAGLTERTKEKGKPEAPQAAEA, from the coding sequence ATGGCTGAACCGAAAGAAATGAATCAGAAAGAAAACACGCAGAAGGCCCAGGCCCTTGAATCGGCGATCATGCAGATAGAAAAGCAGTTCGGCAAGGGATCCATCATGCGCCTCGGCGACGAGGACAAGGTCGTCCAGATAGAGGCGATCTCGAGCGGCTCCCTCGAGCTGGACATCGCCCTCGGCATCGGCGGCGTTCCCCGGGGAAGGGTCGTGGAGATATACGGACCGGAATCGTCGGGCAAGACCACGCTCACCCTTCATATCGTGGCCGAGGCCCAGAAGATCGGCGGCGTCGCTGCCTTCATCGACGCGGAGCACGCCCTTGACCCGACCTACGCGTCGAAGCTCGGCGTGAAGACCGAGGAGCTCCTGGTCTCCCAGCCGGACACCGGCGAGGAGGCCCTGGAGATCGTGGAGGCCCTGGTGCGCTCCGGCGCGGTGGACATCATAGTCATTGACTCCGTGGCGGCCCTGGTGCCGAAAGCGGAAATCGACGGCGACATGGGCGATTCCCACATGGGCCTGCAGGCGCGCCTCATGAGCCAGGCCCTGCGCAAGCTCACCGCCGTAATAGCCAAGTCCAAGACCTGCGTCATCTTCATCAACCAGATCCGCATGAAGATCGGCGTCATGTTCGGCTCTCCCGAAACGACCACCGGCGGCAACGCCCTCAAGTTCTACTCCTCCGTGCGCCTCGACATCCGCAAGATCGAGACCCTGAAGTCCGGCGAGGAGGCCATCGGGAACAGGGTCCGCGTCAAGGTTGTGAAGAACAAGGTGGCCCCTCCCTTCCGGCAGGCGGAGTTCGATATCATGTACGATTCCGGCATCTCCCGGGTGGGCGACATCCTGGACCTCGGCGTCCGCTACGAAATCGTTAAGAAATCGGGGACCTGGTTCTCCTACGGAGAAGAGCGCATCGGCCAGGGCCGCGAGAATGCGAAGAAATACTTCCTGGACAATCCCGCCGTGGCGCAGGATATCGAGAATAAGATAAAGGTCGCGGCCGGCCTCACCGAAAGGACGAAGGAAAAAGGCAAGCCCGAAGCGCCACAGGCGGCCGAGGCGTAA